Proteins encoded together in one Gemmatimonadota bacterium DH-78 window:
- a CDS encoding CsgG/HfaB family protein, translated as MTRPLFIRRRAALLGAALLAGCATAPGGIAPPPASAVPELRVALATAPDDPVAAWRLAAALRGADRAGEARTVLEGSLERTPDHPPSLQLLGRVLEDLDRPAEAVVVYERLLALPQAGALRGPVSDRLEAARRAALQAEIAATLAEEARLAATPPEARTVAVFPFEYRGSNPDHAPLGRALTHMLVTDLAATDRFTVLERLEVQLLADEIGRTDTGLTDPATGVRGGRMLGAEHVVIGQVGGDAARIDLSAGVVAATSDSPQPVNVDRSDAVERFFELEATLALGLFEALGVQLTAAERERVGRRPTESLAALLAFGLGLEAQDEGRYGEARGHFERAVALDPSFEDASGALDTATRLDLAANLSGDAFVAIGGELMAPTLDDLWWSRRTDFLGVETLLPTLGGRDPWAELLDGESLAPVGGTLIITLPHPGGAP; from the coding sequence GTGACCCGCCCCCTTTTCATCCGTCGCCGCGCCGCCCTCCTCGGAGCGGCCCTGCTGGCCGGATGTGCCACCGCACCCGGGGGGATCGCGCCGCCCCCCGCCTCGGCCGTACCCGAGCTCCGCGTGGCGCTCGCCACGGCCCCCGACGACCCCGTGGCGGCCTGGCGACTCGCCGCAGCGCTCCGCGGCGCAGACCGTGCCGGCGAGGCCAGGACCGTGCTCGAGGGATCGCTCGAGCGCACCCCCGATCACCCGCCGTCGCTGCAGCTGCTCGGACGCGTGCTCGAAGACCTCGACCGCCCCGCCGAGGCGGTGGTCGTGTACGAGCGCCTGCTGGCGCTGCCGCAGGCGGGTGCCCTGCGCGGCCCGGTGTCGGATCGACTCGAGGCCGCCCGTCGCGCCGCCCTCCAGGCCGAGATCGCGGCCACCCTCGCCGAAGAGGCGCGGCTCGCGGCCACCCCGCCCGAGGCGCGGACGGTGGCGGTGTTTCCCTTCGAGTACCGGGGGTCGAACCCCGACCACGCCCCGCTCGGCCGGGCGCTGACGCACATGCTCGTGACCGACCTCGCCGCCACCGACCGCTTCACCGTGCTCGAGCGGCTCGAGGTCCAGCTGCTCGCCGACGAGATCGGGCGCACCGACACCGGGCTGACCGACCCGGCCACCGGAGTGCGGGGAGGCCGCATGCTGGGCGCCGAGCATGTGGTGATCGGACAGGTGGGCGGCGACGCCGCGCGGATCGATCTGAGCGCGGGCGTGGTGGCGGCCACCTCCGACAGCCCGCAGCCGGTGAACGTCGACCGGAGCGACGCGGTCGAGCGCTTCTTCGAACTCGAAGCCACCCTGGCCCTCGGGCTCTTCGAGGCCCTCGGGGTCCAGCTCACCGCGGCCGAGCGCGAGCGGGTGGGGCGGCGTCCCACCGAGAGTCTGGCCGCGCTGCTCGCCTTCGGCCTCGGATTGGAGGCGCAGGACGAGGGGCGGTACGGCGAGGCCCGCGGGCACTTCGAGCGGGCCGTCGCCCTCGATCCGTCGTTCGAGGACGCCTCCGGCGCCCTGGACACCGCCACCCGGCTCGATCTCGCGGCGAATCTGTCGGGGGACGCCTTCGTGGCCATCGGCGGCGAGCTGATGGCACCCACCCTCGACGACCTCTGGTGGAGTCGGCGCACCGATTTTCTGGGCGTGGAGACGCTCCTGCCCACGCTCGGGGGGCGCGATCCCTGGGCGGAGCTGCTCGACGGAGAGAGTCTGGCACCCGTGGGCGGCACGTTGATCATCACCCTGCCCCACCCGGGAGGCGCGCCATGA
- a CDS encoding Ig-like domain-containing protein, which translates to MSARRGTTSRTTRRLAAMAAALLLAACDGYFHAPAVEPAQVGVTFRQIAGGASGAFEAADNAAVEVRSGNTTLFADVVDLEPSSGGVVTEVRIDLPDGATTASVSVDLRQGSAALFTGSTTAALAPGAVTEATIPLEPVVASIDLDELDTFTVFGEARPLSGRALFASGHEVPGVTLDWQSLDPGVVRVEQTTQGWQAVAVADGSATLRGSGGGRVETLPVDVLAVVTDIVVLPDALSIAPGASAQLTAVLRDAGGSPVPGRTPEWSSGSPAVATVDATGLVTGVSPGRVAIEARSGTAAGSAAVTVSPPGPGVETLPATQITSTDAVLRAEIDPMGQTTSVRFDYGLASDLSDAAGTSLSSVPASSPPEIVTRGVSGLPPGERIYFRAVATNPAGTSEGEILSFETPPVPAAPSGLSAAFAGGVQLAWDDNSSDESYFEIERDVISESAGSPSLDEGGPARVFEALGTTGANVTEFYDASPGFGELHYRVRACNDDGCSPWSDPLIWLYGLPPAVQTLPATNLTSSSALLRASVQPNGAPTDIYWEVGYDPGFTTPPPDLYPASPAFAGEGVEVVFRSFTATGMQSGLRYARAVAENTWGTVYGNVISFLLPEGDEPR; encoded by the coding sequence ATGAGCGCCCGGCGCGGGACGACGAGTCGGACGACCCGGCGGCTGGCTGCGATGGCCGCCGCCCTGCTCCTCGCGGCCTGCGACGGGTACTTCCACGCGCCGGCGGTCGAGCCCGCGCAGGTGGGGGTGACCTTCCGCCAGATCGCGGGTGGCGCGTCGGGTGCCTTCGAAGCGGCCGACAACGCGGCCGTCGAGGTGCGCTCGGGCAACACCACTCTGTTCGCCGACGTCGTCGATCTCGAGCCGTCGAGCGGCGGGGTGGTGACGGAGGTTCGCATCGATCTGCCCGACGGGGCCACGACGGCCTCGGTGTCGGTCGACCTGCGCCAGGGCTCGGCGGCCCTCTTCACGGGGTCGACCACCGCGGCGCTCGCGCCCGGCGCGGTGACCGAGGCCACGATCCCCCTGGAGCCGGTCGTGGCCTCGATCGACCTCGACGAGCTCGACACCTTCACCGTCTTCGGTGAGGCTCGGCCGTTGAGTGGGCGAGCGCTCTTCGCCTCGGGGCACGAGGTGCCCGGGGTGACCCTCGACTGGCAGTCGCTCGATCCGGGGGTGGTGCGGGTTGAGCAGACCACCCAGGGCTGGCAGGCCGTGGCGGTGGCCGACGGGTCGGCCACGCTGCGCGGCTCGGGCGGGGGCCGAGTCGAGACCCTGCCGGTCGACGTGCTCGCCGTGGTGACCGACATCGTCGTGCTCCCCGACGCGCTCTCGATCGCGCCGGGTGCATCGGCCCAGCTCACCGCGGTGCTGCGCGACGCGGGAGGCTCGCCCGTGCCGGGTCGCACCCCGGAGTGGTCGTCGGGGTCGCCGGCCGTGGCCACCGTGGACGCGACGGGTCTGGTAACCGGCGTGTCGCCGGGCCGGGTGGCGATCGAGGCGCGAAGCGGCACTGCGGCAGGCTCGGCAGCCGTCACCGTGAGCCCCCCCGGTCCGGGTGTCGAGACCCTGCCCGCCACCCAGATCACCAGCACGGACGCCGTGCTGCGCGCCGAGATCGACCCCATGGGCCAGACCACCTCGGTGCGTTTCGACTACGGGCTCGCCTCCGATCTGTCGGACGCGGCCGGCACCTCGCTCAGCTCGGTCCCCGCCTCCTCCCCGCCCGAGATCGTCACCCGCGGTGTCTCGGGCCTGCCCCCCGGTGAGCGCATCTACTTCCGGGCGGTCGCCACCAATCCCGCCGGAACGAGCGAGGGAGAGATTCTCTCGTTCGAGACGCCTCCGGTACCGGCCGCGCCCTCGGGCCTCTCGGCCGCCTTCGCCGGCGGCGTGCAACTGGCCTGGGACGACAACAGCTCCGACGAGTCGTACTTCGAGATCGAGCGCGATGTGATCTCCGAATCCGCCGGATCGCCCAGCCTGGATGAAGGCGGGCCTGCGAGGGTGTTCGAGGCACTCGGGACCACGGGGGCCAACGTCACCGAGTTCTACGACGCCTCGCCGGGGTTCGGTGAACTGCACTATCGAGTGCGCGCCTGCAACGACGACGGGTGCTCGCCGTGGAGCGATCCGCTGATCTGGCTTTACGGACTCCCGCCCGCCGTGCAGACCCTTCCAGCCACCAACCTCACCTCGTCGAGTGCACTTCTGCGCGCCTCCGTGCAGCCGAATGGTGCGCCGACGGACATCTACTGGGAGGTCGGCTACGATCCGGGTTTCACCACCCCACCGCCCGATCTCTATCCGGCCTCGCCGGCCTTCGCCGGCGAGGGGGTCGAGGTGGTGTTCCGGTCCTTCACCGCCACAGGGATGCAATCCGGCCTCCGATACGCGCGAGCCGTTGCGGAGAACACCTGGGGCACCGTGTACGGCAACGTGATCAGCTTCCTGCTCCCCGAGGGCGACGAACCCCGGTAG
- a CDS encoding HD domain-containing phosphohydrolase → MPHRLPLSDVVASLSHALDLTEGQPQGHSIRSCLIGMHVGREVGLDSDALSHLYYALLLKDAGCSANAAPLAAAFGSDDQVVKRAFKTTDWSNYLSAATWVARQAARGGTPWQKLRHVVGMARGGGEQARGFMRIRCERGANIVRELGFPEPTAEAIRALDEHWDGKGHPLGLREEEIPLLARIAGIAQTTEVFLQSAGVGATVEMLLERRGTWFEPRLVDVLLDQAGNLAFWRRVAGAHRPSALSGQEPAEHVHWVETDDLDRVAGAFADIIDAKTPYTYRHSKGVAEIASRLAARLGCSEPDIVQVNRAGLLHDIGKLGISNRILDKPGRLTDAEYAEVQLHPRYSMEILGHVAAFADLAPAAAHHHERLDGTGYPWGLAGNQLDLPSRIVAVADVYEALTADRPYREGMSPRKALGIIVDDAGSAFDPDVVLALEGWVRERAVGSVPDPGVRAERRELVGAGARRTA, encoded by the coding sequence GTGCCCCACCGCCTTCCGCTCTCCGACGTCGTCGCCTCGCTGTCGCACGCCCTCGATCTCACCGAGGGTCAGCCCCAGGGGCACTCCATTCGATCGTGCCTGATCGGCATGCACGTCGGTCGTGAAGTCGGGCTCGACTCCGACGCCCTGTCGCATCTGTACTACGCCCTGCTGCTGAAGGACGCGGGGTGCTCGGCGAACGCGGCCCCCCTCGCGGCGGCCTTCGGCAGCGACGATCAGGTGGTGAAGCGGGCCTTCAAGACCACCGATTGGTCGAACTACCTGTCGGCCGCCACCTGGGTGGCGCGGCAGGCCGCCCGCGGGGGCACCCCCTGGCAGAAGCTCAGGCACGTGGTCGGCATGGCCCGGGGCGGGGGGGAACAGGCGCGTGGGTTCATGAGAATCCGGTGCGAGCGCGGAGCGAACATCGTTCGCGAGCTCGGATTTCCGGAACCGACCGCCGAGGCGATCCGCGCCCTCGACGAGCACTGGGACGGCAAGGGCCATCCCCTGGGACTCCGCGAAGAGGAGATCCCGCTGCTCGCCCGCATCGCGGGCATCGCACAGACGACCGAGGTGTTCCTACAGAGCGCCGGTGTCGGCGCCACCGTCGAGATGCTGCTCGAGCGCCGGGGCACCTGGTTCGAGCCCCGGTTGGTCGACGTACTGCTCGATCAGGCCGGGAACCTCGCCTTCTGGAGACGGGTGGCCGGTGCCCATCGCCCGTCGGCGCTCTCGGGTCAGGAGCCGGCCGAGCACGTGCATTGGGTGGAGACCGACGATCTCGATCGGGTGGCCGGCGCCTTCGCCGACATCATCGATGCGAAGACGCCGTACACCTATCGCCACTCGAAGGGGGTGGCCGAGATCGCTTCCCGCCTGGCGGCCCGTCTGGGATGCAGCGAGCCGGACATCGTCCAGGTGAACCGGGCGGGCCTGCTCCACGACATCGGCAAGCTCGGCATCTCGAACCGCATTCTCGACAAGCCGGGGCGTCTCACGGATGCGGAGTACGCCGAGGTGCAGCTGCACCCCCGCTACTCCATGGAGATCCTCGGGCATGTGGCGGCGTTCGCCGACCTCGCGCCGGCTGCGGCACACCATCACGAGCGCCTCGACGGCACCGGCTACCCCTGGGGGCTGGCCGGCAATCAGCTCGATCTGCCCTCGCGCATCGTGGCCGTGGCCGATGTCTACGAGGCGCTCACCGCCGACCGGCCGTACCGCGAGGGCATGTCTCCCCGGAAGGCACTCGGAATCATCGTGGACGACGCGGGCTCGGCCTTCGATCCCGACGTGGTGCTGGCCCTCGAGGGCTGGGTCCGAGAGCGCGCGGTCGGCTCGGTGCCCGATCCGGGCGTACGGGCGGAGCGCCGCGAACTCGTGGGCGCCGGGGCCCGCCGCACGGCCTGA
- a CDS encoding TolC family protein, translating to MKRLGILALAGVAFAPSRGVAQDPVLGQVESYAVGEATPPLEAGATLTPMTLQEAIDRALEVNLNLQSARLNPLIQDYNLRSAQSAFSPTLSGTFGFNNSTSLSTSQLDGGSSITNERATFNTSVSKLMPWAGGRLSANFNNSRTESNNAFATRNPSYSSSLNLSYSQPLLAGFSIDNQRAALRTQRIQAQITDLQLESQAANIVSQVETAYWALRATIEQIEIQRLSLAQAQRLLEENQVREQLGRATEYQVIQSEAQVASAEQSLLNAEIQWRNRELALKQLLLDGAGDPLLSATINPTDLPGLIDNQVDIDSAIQTALSQRTDIRQQQEQLRITEINLDVSKSNTLPTLDLTASYSLAGVGGNQFSRGDLGGEPVLVAPGGYTDGLQSIADFDAPTWNISLNASYPLGTNPQSMALERAELQARQQELALRNQELNIVTQVTSAGLAVQNTFLQYEAAQRSRVAAEQNAAAELARFEVGVATNFELLTAQNSLTSSRLSELQALINHLNAVAEFDRVQRVGN from the coding sequence ATGAAGAGGCTAGGCATCCTGGCGCTGGCCGGGGTGGCCTTCGCGCCGAGCCGGGGGGTGGCCCAGGATCCGGTTCTGGGACAGGTGGAATCGTACGCCGTGGGTGAGGCGACGCCGCCCCTGGAGGCGGGGGCGACTCTGACGCCGATGACGCTGCAGGAGGCGATCGACCGCGCACTCGAAGTGAACCTGAACCTGCAGAGCGCTCGACTGAACCCGCTGATCCAGGACTACAACCTGCGGTCGGCCCAGTCCGCCTTCAGTCCCACGCTGAGCGGCACCTTCGGGTTCAACAACTCCACCTCGCTCTCCACCAGCCAGCTCGACGGCGGGTCGTCGATCACGAACGAGCGCGCCACCTTCAACACCTCGGTGTCGAAGCTGATGCCGTGGGCCGGCGGGCGGCTGAGCGCGAACTTCAACAACAGCCGCACCGAGAGCAACAACGCCTTCGCGACCCGGAATCCGAGCTACAGCTCGTCGCTCAACCTGAGCTACAGCCAGCCTCTCCTCGCCGGCTTCTCGATCGACAACCAGCGGGCCGCCCTCCGCACCCAGCGGATCCAGGCCCAGATCACCGACCTTCAGCTGGAGAGTCAGGCGGCCAACATCGTCTCCCAGGTGGAGACGGCGTACTGGGCGCTCCGTGCCACGATCGAACAGATCGAGATCCAGCGCCTCAGTCTCGCCCAGGCCCAGCGCCTGCTCGAAGAGAACCAGGTGCGGGAGCAGCTCGGCCGCGCGACCGAGTATCAGGTGATCCAGTCGGAGGCCCAGGTCGCCAGCGCCGAACAGTCGCTCCTCAACGCGGAGATCCAGTGGCGGAACCGTGAGCTCGCCCTCAAGCAGCTGCTGCTCGACGGAGCGGGCGACCCGCTTCTGTCAGCCACGATCAACCCGACCGACCTGCCCGGGCTCATCGACAACCAGGTCGACATCGACTCGGCGATTCAGACCGCCCTGTCGCAGCGCACCGACATTCGTCAGCAGCAGGAACAGCTGCGAATCACCGAGATCAATCTCGACGTGTCGAAGAGCAACACGCTCCCCACCCTCGATCTCACCGCTTCCTACTCGCTGGCGGGAGTGGGCGGAAACCAGTTCTCACGGGGCGACCTCGGTGGTGAACCGGTGCTGGTCGCGCCCGGCGGGTACACGGACGGGCTGCAGTCGATCGCCGACTTCGACGCGCCCACCTGGAACATCTCGCTCAACGCCTCCTACCCGCTCGGCACGAATCCGCAGTCGATGGCCCTCGAGCGGGCGGAGTTGCAGGCGCGCCAGCAGGAGCTGGCCCTCCGCAATCAGGAGCTGAACATCGTCACCCAGGTCACCTCGGCCGGGCTCGCCGTTCAGAACACCTTCCTGCAGTACGAGGCGGCACAGCGCAGTCGAGTGGCCGCGGAGCAGAACGCCGCCGCCGAGCTGGCCCGCTTCGAGGTGGGTGTGGCCACCAACTTCGAGCTCCTCACCGCACAGAACTCCCTGACCAGCTCGCGGCTCTCCGAGCTGCAGGCGCTGATCAACCACCTCAATGCGGTGGCCGAGTTCGACCGGGTGCAGCGGGTCGGTAACTGA
- a CDS encoding DUF4349 domain-containing protein, giving the protein MSRRLPTLLCTALFLNACGVGESDFAGEAMESRAMEPPPPAAALASRSAEAMVLQDEGGAATPDVAQPPEWRHLIRSGHLRIEVSSLDASLEAVQSMAESAGGYLARSSTRESGNGARSADLMLRIPAPEFDGVVAALANVGRVTAESVNVVDVSRDYVDIETRLAVREQTVERLRQLARDGGGLEDLLAIERELGRALEQLESLKGQLLYYDRRIAESDLEITLFEPGAVISDGAFQPLREAWREAAGVFARSLASILYVAVFLAPWVLLAGLVGWAVRVLWVRRRRRAAE; this is encoded by the coding sequence ATGAGCCGGCGCCTGCCGACCCTTCTCTGCACCGCCCTGTTCCTGAACGCGTGCGGGGTCGGCGAGTCCGACTTCGCGGGCGAGGCGATGGAGTCGCGGGCGATGGAGCCGCCGCCGCCCGCCGCGGCGCTGGCGAGTCGCTCCGCCGAGGCGATGGTCCTGCAGGACGAGGGGGGTGCCGCGACTCCCGATGTCGCGCAGCCGCCCGAGTGGCGGCACCTGATTCGCAGCGGTCACCTGCGGATCGAGGTGTCGTCTCTCGATGCCTCGCTCGAGGCGGTGCAGTCGATGGCCGAGTCCGCGGGGGGCTACCTCGCCCGCTCGTCGACGCGGGAGAGCGGCAACGGGGCGCGCAGCGCCGACCTCATGCTCCGGATCCCGGCGCCCGAGTTCGACGGGGTCGTGGCCGCGCTCGCCAACGTCGGGCGCGTGACCGCGGAGTCGGTCAACGTGGTGGACGTGTCTCGCGACTACGTGGACATCGAGACCCGGCTGGCGGTTCGCGAGCAGACGGTGGAGCGACTGCGGCAACTCGCCCGTGACGGCGGCGGGCTCGAGGACCTGCTGGCGATCGAGCGGGAGCTGGGGCGCGCCCTCGAGCAGCTGGAGAGTCTCAAGGGGCAGTTGCTCTACTACGACCGCCGCATCGCCGAGTCGGATCTGGAGATCACCCTCTTCGAGCCCGGCGCGGTCATCTCCGACGGAGCCTTCCAGCCACTGCGGGAGGCCTGGCGCGAGGCGGCCGGGGTGTTCGCTCGCTCCCTCGCCTCGATCCTCTACGTGGCCGTCTTCCTGGCGCCCTGGGTGCTGCTCGCCGGGCTGGTGGGGTGGGCGGTGCGGGTGCTGTGGGTGCGTCGTCGGCGTCGCGCCGCCGAGTAG
- a CDS encoding YqgE/AlgH family protein, producing the protein MESLKGRLLVSAGGLFDPNFRHTVVLVGDHDEEGAAGVVLNRPSPKAVAEALPPLAPLVAPGTPLYRGGPVRPTHPVLLAEFAHPELADLLVFERIGFLVGEVPDDLEAGIQRVRVYAGYSGWGPGQLEREMTEDSWIVAPARADDVFTDEPESLWRRVLQRLGPDYARLSEMPFDPRTN; encoded by the coding sequence TTGGAGAGTCTGAAGGGACGCCTGCTCGTGTCCGCGGGAGGGCTGTTCGACCCCAACTTCCGGCACACGGTGGTGTTGGTGGGCGACCACGACGAGGAGGGTGCAGCCGGGGTGGTCCTCAACCGCCCGTCGCCGAAGGCGGTGGCGGAGGCGCTGCCGCCGCTGGCCCCGCTGGTGGCGCCCGGCACGCCCCTGTACCGGGGCGGCCCGGTGCGCCCGACCCACCCGGTCCTGCTCGCCGAGTTCGCCCACCCGGAGCTCGCCGACCTGCTCGTGTTCGAGCGGATTGGATTCCTCGTGGGCGAGGTGCCCGACGATCTCGAGGCCGGAATCCAACGGGTGCGGGTGTATGCCGGGTACTCGGGGTGGGGTCCGGGCCAGCTCGAGCGGGAGATGACCGAGGACTCCTGGATCGTGGCCCCCGCTCGGGCCGACGATGTCTTCACCGACGAGCCGGAGTCTCTGTGGCGCCGGGTGCTGCAGCGACTCGGGCCCGACTACGCGCGTCTCTCCGAGATGCCGTTCGACCCTCGCACGAACTGA
- a CDS encoding DinB family protein — translation MPSVLPWTLEGARRQTLALLRSIAPDDAYAQSHPGEHHPGWVAGHLLLGDLYLLHLLGAAALSDDFAELVARYGPEGDPGATAAGPEEFEAVVERLAEVGRRRVEAVAGASEDDLDRPLPDAFMATAQPTIRHHLQAIAFHEGYHAGELLAWRRRRGLETVAWTFAPKSVATD, via the coding sequence ATGCCCTCGGTTCTGCCCTGGACCCTCGAAGGTGCCCGCCGCCAGACACTGGCCCTGCTTCGATCGATCGCGCCGGACGATGCGTACGCGCAGTCGCACCCGGGGGAGCACCATCCGGGCTGGGTGGCGGGGCATCTGCTCCTCGGCGACCTCTACCTTCTGCACCTCCTGGGGGCGGCGGCGCTCTCCGACGACTTCGCCGAGCTGGTGGCGCGCTACGGGCCGGAGGGCGACCCGGGCGCGACGGCCGCCGGGCCCGAGGAGTTCGAGGCGGTGGTGGAGCGACTCGCCGAGGTCGGGAGGCGGCGGGTGGAGGCGGTGGCGGGGGCGTCGGAGGACGACCTCGATCGGCCGCTCCCCGACGCCTTCATGGCCACGGCGCAGCCGACGATTCGTCACCACCTTCAGGCGATCGCCTTTCACGAGGGGTATCATGCGGGTGAGCTCCTCGCGTGGCGGCGCCGGCGCGGGCTCGAGACGGTCGCGTGGACCTTCGCGCCGAAGTCGGTGGCGACCGATTGA
- a CDS encoding DinB family protein, which yields MVDRATLVSQLQTARKRFATTTSPLDESHSTFAPDPVLYTVAGHVAHTADAIEWFVEGAFGDGWDLDLDASIAKARAVESLAEARAWLDRAFERAISTVEGSADEELLAPIPDTRIMGGAPRAAVVHEIVDHTAHHRGSLAAYARLLGQAPPMLYS from the coding sequence ATGGTCGATCGCGCCACCCTCGTGAGCCAGCTTCAGACCGCCCGCAAGCGGTTCGCCACTACCACCTCTCCCCTCGACGAGTCGCACTCCACCTTCGCTCCCGATCCGGTGCTCTACACCGTAGCCGGCCATGTCGCGCACACGGCCGACGCCATCGAGTGGTTCGTCGAGGGAGCGTTCGGCGACGGCTGGGACCTGGATCTGGACGCCTCGATCGCGAAAGCCCGTGCGGTCGAATCACTCGCCGAGGCGCGCGCCTGGCTCGACCGAGCCTTCGAGCGCGCCATCTCCACCGTCGAGGGCTCCGCCGACGAAGAGTTGCTCGCTCCCATCCCCGACACCCGCATCATGGGCGGCGCTCCGCGCGCAGCGGTCGTGCACGAGATCGTCGATCACACCGCTCACCACCGTGGATCCCTGGCGGCCTACGCACGGCTGCTCGGGCAGGCACCGCCGATGCTCTACTCCTGA
- a CDS encoding ATP-binding protein, with the protein MTRGWLWWSSGKDAAWALRRLREDPSRRVERLITTFIEGRERASGHEIDRVIVRAQARAVGLPLVEVAVPEGASNRRYEEAIAPVLAEAAASGIREMWFGDLHLADIRDYRLGLLEGTGLSGGFPLWTDDTARLALEMIDGGLDARVVAVDPLRVPEELLGERFDRAWLERLPPTADPCGEAGEFHTCVVHSPDFAAPLRVVPAERHERRGLLYQGLRLAGDQE; encoded by the coding sequence ATGACCCGAGGCTGGCTCTGGTGGAGTTCGGGCAAGGATGCGGCCTGGGCGCTCCGCCGACTGCGTGAGGATCCGTCGCGACGGGTCGAGCGCCTGATCACGACGTTCATCGAGGGACGCGAGCGGGCCTCCGGTCACGAGATCGATCGGGTGATCGTGCGCGCCCAGGCGCGAGCGGTGGGACTCCCGCTCGTGGAGGTGGCCGTGCCGGAGGGAGCGTCGAATCGCCGCTACGAGGAGGCGATCGCTCCGGTTCTGGCCGAGGCCGCCGCTTCGGGGATTCGGGAGATGTGGTTCGGAGATCTCCATCTCGCCGACATCCGGGACTACCGGCTCGGCCTGCTCGAGGGCACCGGATTGTCCGGGGGATTCCCCCTCTGGACGGACGACACCGCCCGGCTGGCCCTCGAGATGATCGACGGCGGCCTCGACGCCCGCGTCGTGGCCGTCGATCCCCTGCGGGTGCCGGAAGAACTACTCGGCGAGCGGTTCGATCGCGCGTGGCTGGAGCGGCTGCCCCCGACGGCGGATCCGTGCGGAGAGGCGGGCGAGTTCCACACCTGCGTCGTGCACTCCCCCGACTTCGCAGCACCCCTCCGCGTCGTGCCGGCGGAGCGGCACGAGCGGAGGGGCCTCCTGTATCAGGGCCTGCGACTCGCCGGCGATCAGGAGTAG
- a CDS encoding class I SAM-dependent methyltransferase, giving the protein MTLSWSDPEPEDSLFELSGRRRAQAIQRDFARVTLRGRLHAWALRAAAGRMHRIYGERKARLFESLPDTVVELGPGAGANLRYYRPGTRLIAVEPAPQMHRALSKEAARRDIELEIVRTPAETLDLEDASVDAVVSTLVLCSVSDPREVLAEVRRVLRPGGRFIFIEHVAADPGTRLHRLQGWLRRPWAWACEGCQLRRNTGAIVRAAGFDSVDEERFRVSWRWMPVSPHVAGIARR; this is encoded by the coding sequence ATGACGCTGTCGTGGAGTGATCCCGAACCCGAGGACTCCCTCTTCGAACTCTCCGGTCGACGCCGCGCCCAGGCGATCCAGCGTGACTTCGCGCGGGTGACGCTGCGCGGGCGCCTGCACGCGTGGGCGCTCCGTGCCGCGGCCGGTCGCATGCATCGCATCTACGGAGAGCGCAAAGCCCGGCTCTTCGAGAGTCTTCCCGACACCGTGGTCGAACTCGGACCCGGAGCCGGAGCGAATCTGCGCTACTACCGGCCGGGCACGCGGCTGATCGCGGTGGAGCCCGCTCCCCAGATGCACCGTGCGTTGTCGAAGGAAGCGGCGCGGCGAGACATCGAACTGGAGATCGTCCGGACGCCGGCCGAGACGCTCGATCTGGAAGACGCCTCGGTCGACGCGGTGGTCAGCACTCTGGTCCTGTGCTCCGTGAGCGATCCGCGCGAGGTGCTGGCCGAGGTGCGTCGAGTGCTGCGGCCCGGGGGGCGCTTCATCTTCATCGAACACGTGGCGGCGGATCCCGGAACGCGGCTTCATCGACTCCAGGGATGGCTGCGACGCCCGTGGGCCTGGGCGTGCGAGGGCTGTCAGCTCCGGCGCAACACCGGGGCCATCGTGCGGGCGGCGGGCTTCGACTCGGTCGACGAGGAACGGTTTCGGGTGTCGTGGCGCTGGATGCCCGTGTCTCCGCACGTGGCGGGCATCGCGCGGCGATGA
- a CDS encoding DUF4386 domain-containing protein, translating into MTDTALLRSRARLAGLLYLVIIVSAGFAEGFVRGGHIVPGDAAATAESIRAATGLFRFGLFADLLAFVADAGVAVLLYLVLRPTSRTLALLAAAFRLVAHPAIGALNLLAHQAGLSLLEGRPAMPAFSPEQIEQLALLALDLHGYGYVIAGAFFGVHCALLGVLLLRSVHFPGWLGALLIAAGFGYLFEVTAVFAVPGLEALAASVVVVTAGIGEVVLCLYLLIAGVRRDPAAEGAG; encoded by the coding sequence GTGACCGACACCGCCCTGCTCCGCAGTCGGGCCCGCCTCGCGGGTCTTCTCTATCTGGTGATCATCGTCTCGGCCGGCTTCGCCGAGGGCTTCGTGCGAGGCGGTCACATCGTGCCGGGCGATGCCGCCGCCACCGCGGAGAGCATCCGCGCGGCCACCGGGCTCTTCCGCTTCGGGCTCTTCGCCGACCTCCTCGCATTCGTGGCCGACGCCGGGGTGGCGGTCCTGCTGTACCTGGTGCTCCGACCGACCAGTCGGACCCTGGCACTCCTCGCGGCGGCGTTCCGCCTCGTGGCCCACCCGGCCATCGGCGCCCTCAACCTGCTCGCCCACCAGGCCGGACTCTCCCTGCTCGAGGGACGACCCGCGATGCCGGCGTTCTCGCCGGAGCAGATCGAGCAGCTCGCGCTTCTCGCGCTCGACCTGCACGGGTACGGGTACGTGATCGCCGGGGCCTTCTTCGGGGTCCACTGCGCTCTGCTCGGAGTGCTCCTGCTGCGCTCCGTGCATTTCCCCGGGTGGTTGGGGGCGCTGCTGATCGCCGCCGGCTTCGGGTACCTCTTCGAGGTGACCGCGGTGTTCGCGGTACCGGGGCTCGAGGCGCTGGCGGCGAGTGTCGTGGTCGTCACTGCGGGGATCGGCGAGGTGGTGCTCTGCCTCTACCTGCTGATCGCGGGAGTGCGCCGCGACCCTGCCGCCGAGGGGGCGGGATGA